The following are from one region of the Halobacteriovorax vibrionivorans genome:
- a CDS encoding DHH family phosphoesterase, translating into MTKNVERFKNLVEKANNIVITTHIFPDADGIGSEIALCMALRKLGKNAICINEEKLFDRYRYLDPDGVISNYEDSKDHFKKIDLFIVTDTNALPRIGKNVQELVLKSSELLFIDHHPCPKELAAIHCVDSTKAATGELVGELIEALGVKFDEKMALALYTSIIIDTSSFRYPTVTANTHKIASKLLDTGISPPQAFNQINGIKQVEYIKLLGQVLSSCQLSKSGLVAWISMTENDIENHNCEAEDTHGFINHLLILEGIEVACMFREIDDKVKISFRSVNQTVDVGIIAQALGGGGHNHSAATIIDGTLEKTIPEVIQKIDLMIESED; encoded by the coding sequence ATGACCAAGAATGTAGAGCGTTTCAAAAACTTAGTTGAAAAAGCAAATAATATTGTTATCACAACTCACATCTTTCCAGATGCCGATGGTATTGGAAGTGAGATTGCCTTATGTATGGCCCTTAGAAAACTCGGAAAGAATGCCATATGTATTAACGAGGAAAAGTTATTTGATCGCTATCGCTACCTTGATCCAGATGGGGTTATTTCAAATTACGAAGATTCAAAAGATCATTTTAAAAAAATAGATTTATTCATTGTAACTGATACCAATGCACTTCCTCGTATTGGTAAGAATGTTCAAGAACTAGTTTTAAAGTCTAGTGAGCTACTCTTTATTGATCACCACCCTTGCCCAAAAGAGCTTGCAGCAATTCACTGTGTGGACTCAACCAAAGCAGCAACAGGTGAATTAGTAGGAGAATTAATTGAGGCCCTTGGTGTTAAGTTTGATGAGAAGATGGCCTTGGCCCTTTATACTTCAATTATTATCGATACCAGCTCATTTCGTTACCCAACAGTAACGGCCAATACACACAAGATTGCTTCAAAATTATTAGATACAGGTATTTCTCCTCCACAAGCTTTTAATCAAATCAACGGGATTAAACAAGTTGAGTATATTAAGCTTTTAGGCCAAGTACTCTCTTCTTGCCAACTAAGTAAGAGCGGACTTGTTGCATGGATTTCCATGACTGAAAATGATATTGAAAATCATAATTGTGAAGCAGAAGATACACATGGTTTCATTAATCACCTTTTAATTCTTGAAGGGATTGAAGTGGCCTGTATGTTTCGTGAAATTGACGACAAAGTTAAAATCTCATTTCGAAGTGTAAATCAAACTGTTGATGTTGGAATCATTGCTCAAGCACTTGGTGGCGGCGGTCACAATCACTCAGCAGCAACGATTATTGATGGAACACTAGAGAAGACGATTCCAGAAGTAATTCAAAAAATTGATTTAATGATTGAATCAGAAGACTAA